The following proteins are co-located in the Chryseobacterium daecheongense genome:
- a CDS encoding electron transfer flavoprotein subunit beta/FixA family protein produces MKILVCISSVPDTTSKINFTADKSAFDKNGIQWVINPLDEFALTKAVKLQESQGATVTVINVGDAATEPVIRKALAIGANDAVRVNLDPKDSYSTAKEIAAVAQNGGYDLILCGKESIDYNGGSVPGMVAQLLNQPFVNASVGLDVNGSEATAVREIEGGKETISVKLPAVIAGQKGLVDEKDLIIPNMRGIMSARTKPLQVVEPTSSEVKVQGVSYDSVPPRAAVKMVSPDNLDELVRLLHEEAKVI; encoded by the coding sequence ATGAAAATATTAGTTTGTATTAGTAGTGTTCCGGATACTACTTCCAAAATTAACTTTACAGCAGATAAGTCTGCTTTCGACAAAAACGGAATTCAGTGGGTAATCAATCCATTAGATGAATTTGCGTTGACAAAGGCAGTTAAACTTCAGGAGTCCCAAGGAGCTACAGTGACGGTTATTAATGTAGGAGATGCTGCAACGGAACCGGTTATCAGAAAGGCATTGGCAATTGGTGCAAATGATGCAGTTAGAGTAAATCTTGATCCAAAAGATAGTTATTCAACAGCTAAAGAAATTGCTGCTGTTGCTCAAAATGGAGGTTACGATCTTATCCTTTGTGGAAAAGAGTCTATTGATTATAATGGAGGTTCTGTTCCCGGAATGGTAGCACAGTTGCTAAATCAGCCGTTTGTGAATGCATCTGTTGGTTTGGATGTTAATGGAAGCGAAGCTACTGCAGTAAGAGAGATTGAAGGAGGTAAAGAAACGATTTCTGTAAAACTTCCTGCTGTGATTGCCGGACAGAAAGGTTTGGTGGACGAAAAAGATCTAATTATTCCTAATATGAGAGGGATTATGTCTGCAAGAACAAAACCTTTGCAGGTTGTTGAGCCTACTTCTTCTGAAGTGAAAGTTCAGGGAGTTTCTTATGATAGTGTTCCTCCAAGAGCTGCTGTGAAAATGGTTTCTCCGGACAATCTGGATGAGCTGGTAAGATTACTTCACGAAGAAGCTAAAGTGATCTAA
- a CDS encoding SDR family oxidoreductase has product MIENKVAYITGGTKGIGFGIARILLENGVSVAFSGRKREDVMKAEKELQPYSGQVLGIVSDVRSLESEEEAIKYTVQKFGKVDFVIANAGLGIFKPVDELTVEEWNTMIGTNLTGAFYTLKASVEELKKTEGYYITISSLAGANFFENGTGYNASKFGVVGFTQAAMIDLRKYNIKTTVIMPGSVATNFNGNVVSEKDAWKIQPEDMGNLVLDILKMNPRVLPSKIEFRATKPAK; this is encoded by the coding sequence ATGATCGAAAATAAAGTAGCCTATATAACAGGAGGAACCAAGGGGATAGGTTTTGGAATTGCCAGGATTTTATTGGAAAACGGAGTATCAGTTGCCTTTTCAGGACGTAAAAGAGAAGATGTAATGAAAGCAGAAAAAGAATTGCAGCCATATTCCGGACAGGTTTTAGGGATTGTTTCAGATGTGAGAAGTCTTGAAAGTGAAGAGGAAGCTATAAAATACACTGTACAGAAGTTTGGAAAAGTAGATTTTGTAATTGCGAATGCAGGATTAGGGATATTTAAGCCCGTAGATGAACTTACTGTGGAAGAATGGAATACTATGATAGGAACAAATTTAACCGGCGCTTTTTATACGTTAAAAGCTTCAGTTGAGGAGTTAAAGAAGACGGAAGGATATTATATTACAATTTCAAGTCTGGCAGGAGCTAATTTTTTTGAAAACGGAACTGGTTATAACGCCTCAAAATTTGGGGTTGTTGGTTTTACACAGGCCGCAATGATAGATCTAAGAAAATATAATATTAAAACAACAGTCATTATGCCGGGATCTGTAGCGACGAATTTCAACGGGAATGTTGTTTCAGAAAAAGATGCATGGAAAATTCAGCCTGAAGATATGGGAAATCTGGTGTTGGATATTTTAAAAATGAATCCAAGGGTTTTACCTAGTAAGATAGAGTTCAGGGCGACTAAACCGGCAAAATAA
- a CDS encoding T9SS type A sorting domain-containing protein, translated as MKKVLSISVFLFGLFQTWNAQSLQGDNFNSYTIGNVGTTITPNTLGQGGFRTDFAGGSNSDAQIVNIDASHDKSLQLTGSATATGTRYMWKDGLPAAWAARTPGNDILKLEFNLYTGSATGGSGRGTVLVYDTTTHKTLLGAGYDYASQRVVGIAYYTNTTTNVTGNILFYLEPNTYTYPANTWITLKCTFNKTTGVVTWLSPGGIVSSPPATYIPAAPGVDPFEMDFVSVVGAGNTVAHITSFDNYTLSATNNGVLGTKEASVLDDSVLVYPNPATDFVAIQSKSTVTKIEIFNAAGRNMHAQFDGDKIDVRHLGSGAYIISIETIDGKISKKIIKK; from the coding sequence ATGAAAAAAGTTTTATCTATTAGTGTATTTTTATTTGGTTTATTCCAAACATGGAATGCTCAGTCCTTACAAGGTGATAATTTTAATTCCTATACCATAGGAAATGTCGGAACTACTATTACTCCAAACACTTTAGGGCAAGGTGGATTTCGTACCGATTTTGCAGGAGGGTCTAATTCAGATGCACAGATTGTAAATATCGATGCTTCTCATGATAAATCTTTGCAGCTTACGGGAAGTGCTACTGCAACAGGGACAAGATATATGTGGAAAGACGGTTTACCGGCTGCCTGGGCCGCTAGAACGCCGGGAAATGATATTTTAAAATTGGAATTTAATTTATATACAGGAAGTGCTACAGGAGGTTCAGGCAGGGGAACTGTTTTAGTTTATGATACCACGACCCATAAAACGCTTCTTGGAGCAGGATATGATTATGCTTCACAAAGAGTTGTAGGCATAGCATATTATACCAATACTACGACAAATGTAACGGGTAATATTCTTTTTTATCTGGAGCCTAATACATATACCTATCCAGCAAATACGTGGATTACATTAAAATGTACATTTAATAAAACTACAGGGGTGGTAACATGGTTAAGTCCGGGCGGTATTGTTTCTAGTCCTCCGGCTACCTACATTCCTGCCGCCCCCGGAGTAGATCCTTTTGAAATGGATTTCGTTTCTGTTGTTGGAGCGGGAAATACGGTTGCTCATATCACTTCTTTTGATAATTATACACTTTCAGCTACAAATAATGGAGTATTAGGAACAAAAGAAGCTTCCGTGTTGGACGATAGTGTTTTGGTTTATCCAAATCCTGCAACTGATTTTGTTGCTATACAATCCAAGTCAACTGTAACTAAAATTGAAATTTTTAATGCTGCCGGAAGAAATATGCATGCGCAATTTGATGGAGATAAAATTGATGTAAGGCATCTCGGTTCAGGTGCTTATATCATCAGTATTGAGACCATAGATGGGAAGATATCTAAAAAAATTATTAAAAAATAA
- a CDS encoding T9SS type A sorting domain-containing protein — MKKIYILGLLLGVMNLNAQTVIFSQPTTTTNGIVADVLANGNFVAAADDFTLASQSTITKISISGFQSSGTLETTVGTGLMLYIYANAAGSPAGIPNNSAVAPIAAINIAKGAPGYGLVKSGTSNYTYNIDVAAALSTPLVLQPNTVYWLVFAAKTNLTAYTAGPRFNWFAGTINGNPAKLVDPSDAFGAGATDWTDLFDLTNTAALNGLAFSIEGTTTTLGVTEVTNSQDFQVFPNPVKDVLKFRFGNNLKSEGIDIYDMNGRVITSISNNKNVNEVNVSSFTKGTYILKVKASDGKVYVQKIIKE, encoded by the coding sequence ATGAAAAAAATCTACATTCTGGGATTATTACTTGGAGTAATGAATCTAAACGCTCAAACTGTTATTTTCTCTCAACCTACAACTACAACTAATGGTATTGTTGCCGATGTGCTCGCCAATGGGAATTTTGTTGCAGCTGCTGATGACTTTACGCTTGCCAGTCAAAGTACAATAACAAAAATTTCTATTTCTGGTTTTCAGAGTTCTGGAACTCTTGAAACTACTGTTGGAACTGGTTTAATGTTATACATTTATGCGAATGCAGCGGGTAGCCCTGCGGGAATTCCTAACAATTCGGCTGTAGCTCCGATAGCAGCTATTAATATTGCTAAAGGTGCTCCAGGGTATGGCTTGGTAAAATCTGGAACTTCCAATTATACTTATAATATTGATGTGGCAGCTGCGCTATCAACACCTCTTGTATTACAACCTAATACTGTTTACTGGTTAGTATTTGCGGCAAAAACAAACCTAACGGCTTATACGGCAGGTCCTCGATTTAATTGGTTTGCAGGAACAATAAATGGGAATCCAGCTAAGTTAGTTGATCCAAGTGATGCTTTTGGAGCGGGAGCAACTGATTGGACGGATTTATTTGACTTAACAAATACTGCAGCACTTAATGGTTTGGCTTTTTCTATTGAAGGCACAACAACAACACTAGGAGTTACAGAAGTTACAAATTCGCAAGATTTTCAAGTTTTTCCAAATCCGGTTAAAGATGTTTTAAAATTCAGATTTGGTAACAATTTAAAATCTGAAGGAATTGATATTTATGACATGAATGGAAGAGTGATTACTTCAATTTCTAATAATAAAAATGTTAATGAAGTAAACGTATCAAGCTTTACAAAAGGAACTTATATCTTAAAGGTTAAGGCAAGTGATGGAAAAGTATATGTTCAAAAAATCATTAAAGAATAA
- a CDS encoding dipeptidase — translation MQETLNYINENKQRFVDELFELLRIPSISADPAYKDDVLKCAEVCATHLKNAGADNVEVCQTAGYPIVFGEKILDKNLPTVLVYGHYDVQPADPLELWKKPPFEPYIEKTELHPDGAIFARGSADDKGQFFMHLKAFEAMMKTNTLPCNVKFILEGEEEVGSVSLGDFVNENKEKLSCDCILISDTHIYSNEQPTVTTGLRGLSYVEVEVEGPNRDLHSGLYGGAVPNPIHVLSRMIAKLIDEDGHITIDGFYDNVDIVSDQERAEMNKLKDNPEEFKRAIGLGNIEGEKGYTTLERTSIRPTLDCNGIWGGYTGEGAKTVIPSKAFAKISMRLVPYQTPEEITEKFTRYFEKIAPDTVRVKVTPHHGGMPYVLPTDTKEFAAAKQAMETAFGKEVLPYRGGGSIPITSMFEKVLGAKSVLMGFGLDSDAIHSPNEHYGLFNFYKGIESIPLFFENYSK, via the coding sequence ATGCAAGAGACATTAAATTACATCAACGAAAACAAACAGCGTTTCGTGGATGAATTATTTGAGTTATTGAGAATTCCTTCTATTTCTGCAGATCCTGCGTATAAAGATGACGTATTGAAATGTGCAGAAGTATGTGCAACACATCTAAAAAATGCGGGAGCCGATAATGTGGAAGTATGCCAAACAGCTGGTTACCCAATTGTTTTTGGAGAAAAGATCTTAGATAAAAATCTTCCTACTGTTCTGGTATATGGTCATTATGATGTTCAGCCTGCTGATCCTTTAGAATTATGGAAGAAACCTCCTTTTGAACCTTATATAGAAAAGACAGAGCTTCACCCGGATGGGGCTATTTTTGCCAGAGGTTCTGCGGATGATAAAGGACAGTTTTTTATGCATCTAAAGGCATTTGAAGCGATGATGAAAACCAATACTCTTCCTTGTAATGTTAAGTTTATTTTAGAAGGAGAAGAAGAAGTAGGATCCGTAAGTCTTGGTGATTTTGTTAATGAAAATAAAGAAAAACTGTCTTGTGATTGCATTCTGATTTCTGATACTCATATTTACAGCAATGAGCAGCCAACTGTTACAACGGGTTTAAGAGGTTTAAGTTATGTAGAGGTAGAAGTAGAGGGGCCAAACAGAGATTTGCACTCCGGATTGTATGGAGGTGCAGTTCCCAATCCAATCCACGTTCTTTCAAGAATGATTGCAAAGTTAATCGATGAAGATGGACATATTACAATTGACGGGTTTTATGATAATGTAGATATTGTTTCAGATCAGGAAAGAGCTGAAATGAATAAATTGAAAGATAATCCTGAGGAGTTTAAAAGAGCTATCGGATTAGGTAACATAGAAGGAGAAAAAGGATACACGACTCTAGAAAGAACATCAATCCGCCCAACATTGGATTGTAATGGAATTTGGGGTGGTTATACCGGAGAGGGAGCAAAAACAGTTATTCCTTCAAAGGCTTTTGCAAAGATTTCTATGCGTTTGGTGCCTTATCAGACTCCGGAAGAAATCACTGAAAAATTCACCAGATATTTCGAAAAAATTGCTCCGGATACAGTAAGGGTAAAAGTAACTCCGCATCATGGAGGGATGCCTTATGTTTTACCGACTGATACCAAGGAATTTGCAGCTGCTAAGCAAGCAATGGAAACGGCATTTGGAAAAGAGGTATTACCTTACAGAGGAGGAGGAAGTATTCCTATTACCTCAATGTTTGAGAAAGTATTAGGTGCAAAGTCTGTATTGATGGGCTTTGGATTAGATTCTGATGCTATTCACTCGCCTAATGAACACTATGGATTGTTTAATTTCTATAAAGGAATCGAAAGTATTCCGCTCTTTTTTGAAAATTACTCAAAATAA
- a CDS encoding RsmD family RNA methyltransferase — MKKSPFDEVSMQEIVHQIKGRQVALKKFPFLLRDEIIFPPQLNMEQSSSEKTAIYKSTLISGKKFIDLTSGFGIDAYYLSQNFDDIVLVEQNTELLKIVEHNWSVLNKKAKFINLKLENFLEQNKEVFDVTYLDPARRDISKNKVFLLEDLSPNILEIQDHLLSISNKVVVKLSPLIDLKYLLSVLKNISRIDIIALKNEVKEVVVFLTHDEPEKVMCHCINLESGESDFVFQLGNEEFVHSEYSEPERFIYLPNNSILKAGAFNLISEKFSLKKLHPNTHIYTSTEKIEGFPGRVMEMEVIGNKQIKKKEQFNIISKNYPLKPDEIKKKYNLKDGGERYLIFTQSKKGKIILKSV, encoded by the coding sequence TTGAAAAAATCACCATTTGATGAAGTCAGCATGCAGGAAATCGTTCACCAAATAAAGGGAAGACAAGTTGCTTTAAAGAAATTTCCTTTTTTATTACGTGATGAAATTATATTTCCTCCTCAACTCAATATGGAACAATCGTCTTCTGAAAAAACAGCGATTTATAAATCAACTTTGATAAGTGGGAAAAAATTCATTGACCTTACCAGTGGCTTTGGAATTGATGCCTACTATCTGTCACAAAATTTTGATGATATAGTCTTAGTAGAACAAAATACTGAACTTTTAAAAATAGTTGAACATAACTGGTCGGTTTTAAATAAAAAAGCCAAATTTATTAATCTAAAGCTTGAAAATTTTCTTGAGCAGAATAAAGAAGTTTTTGATGTTACGTATTTAGATCCGGCCAGAAGAGATATTAGTAAAAACAAAGTTTTTCTTTTAGAAGATCTCTCACCCAACATTCTTGAAATCCAGGATCATTTACTATCCATTTCAAATAAGGTAGTAGTAAAACTATCGCCACTGATTGATTTAAAATATCTTCTCTCTGTATTAAAGAATATTTCAAGAATTGATATTATCGCATTAAAAAATGAGGTAAAAGAGGTAGTCGTATTTCTAACACATGATGAGCCTGAAAAAGTCATGTGCCATTGTATCAATTTAGAAAGTGGAGAGTCGGACTTTGTATTTCAATTGGGTAATGAAGAATTTGTTCATTCAGAATATTCCGAACCAGAGCGTTTTATATATTTGCCAAATAACTCCATTTTAAAAGCAGGTGCGTTTAATCTTATATCTGAAAAATTTTCCCTAAAAAAACTTCATCCCAACACTCATATCTACACTTCAACAGAGAAAATTGAAGGCTTTCCGGGAAGAGTTATGGAAATGGAAGTTATTGGAAATAAGCAGATTAAAAAGAAGGAGCAATTTAATATCATTTCAAAGAATTATCCTTTGAAACCAGATGAAATCAAAAAGAAATACAACCTGAAGGATGGTGGAGAAAGATATCTTATTTTTACACAATCCAAAAAAGGTAAAATTATTTTAAAATCAGTGTAA
- a CDS encoding damage-inducible protein DinB, which produces MIDKLVDLFEYTHHYNQKIIKLVKDHTPKIDERTIALINHTINAQQIWNARILGEETFEVWQVNPLEDLEEINHQNFLTSIQIVQNFNLDNRIGYQNSKGTKFENSVFEMLFHAINHSTYHRGQINSLLKQNGIEPLLTDYIFYKR; this is translated from the coding sequence ATGATCGATAAGCTAGTTGATTTATTTGAATATACACATCATTATAATCAGAAAATAATTAAGCTGGTTAAAGATCATACGCCGAAAATAGATGAAAGAACTATTGCATTAATCAATCATACAATTAATGCTCAACAAATCTGGAATGCAAGGATATTGGGAGAAGAAACTTTCGAAGTCTGGCAGGTCAATCCACTTGAAGATCTGGAAGAGATCAATCACCAGAATTTTTTAACAAGTATTCAGATTGTTCAGAATTTTAATCTTGATAACCGAATAGGATATCAGAACTCAAAGGGGACAAAATTTGAAAATAGTGTCTTTGAAATGCTTTTCCATGCAATCAATCATTCTACTTATCACAGAGGGCAGATTAATTCTCTATTAAAACAAAACGGTATTGAGCCGTTATTAACAGACTATATCTTTTATAAAAGGTAA
- a CDS encoding methylmalonyl-CoA mutase family protein, with the protein MSNINTLPDWENLVKKQLKTEDIYTILKKENLEGIVVKPFYNSVPQLLVNLPKVEESTHLVAQYHESLEDDVFAFLLNQNVENLEGKTIFVNNKDLAEHISPKDEDQYFSLIDVFNEQDGIINDQLARELLAKDFRRNICIDISLHQNAGAAIYQQLGIALAKTKELIEVFGAEILDKLIFKIAVGGNYFFEMAKIRAFKLIFNQLSKEYNLNEIPYIFVETSLRNKAVSDSENNLIRSTLELAAAMIGGADAVYSNNYLVSRSTDNSEEISFKQQIVLAYESIINVFEDAANGSYYVEDLTRQIAEKSWDLFLEIEDGGGYLELIRQGVIQKKIYQHAIEEQKWVEEGKIKLIGVNLYPKLEAKRSIDELYSEKEIKPVRWAEMFEL; encoded by the coding sequence ATGTCAAATATTAATACCCTTCCTGATTGGGAAAATTTAGTAAAAAAGCAACTTAAAACAGAAGATATCTATACAATTCTGAAAAAAGAAAATTTAGAAGGAATTGTAGTAAAACCTTTCTATAATTCTGTACCACAGCTTTTGGTCAATCTTCCCAAAGTTGAAGAAAGCACTCATTTGGTTGCCCAGTACCATGAAAGTCTGGAAGATGATGTTTTTGCATTTCTTTTAAATCAGAATGTTGAAAATTTAGAAGGAAAAACCATTTTCGTTAATAATAAAGATCTTGCAGAGCATATCAGCCCAAAGGATGAAGATCAATACTTTTCGCTGATTGATGTATTTAATGAACAAGATGGAATAATTAATGATCAGCTGGCCAGGGAGCTATTAGCTAAAGATTTCAGAAGAAATATTTGTATAGATATTTCACTTCATCAAAATGCAGGAGCTGCAATTTATCAGCAACTTGGAATAGCATTAGCAAAAACGAAAGAACTTATTGAAGTTTTTGGAGCTGAAATCTTAGATAAATTGATTTTTAAAATTGCCGTAGGAGGAAATTATTTTTTTGAAATGGCAAAGATAAGAGCATTTAAACTCATCTTTAACCAGCTTTCAAAAGAATATAACCTTAACGAAATCCCTTATATTTTTGTTGAAACTTCATTAAGAAATAAAGCAGTTTCGGATAGTGAAAATAATCTTATCCGTTCCACATTGGAGCTTGCCGCAGCAATGATTGGTGGTGCTGATGCGGTTTATAGCAATAATTATCTTGTAAGCAGAAGTACGGATAATTCAGAGGAAATTTCTTTCAAGCAACAGATCGTGTTGGCTTACGAAAGTATCATTAATGTTTTTGAAGATGCTGCCAATGGGAGTTATTATGTTGAAGATCTCACACGACAAATTGCAGAAAAATCCTGGGATCTGTTTTTGGAAATAGAAGACGGGGGTGGTTATCTGGAATTAATCAGACAGGGAGTTATTCAGAAAAAAATCTATCAGCACGCTATTGAAGAGCAGAAGTGGGTGGAAGAAGGAAAGATCAAATTAATAGGAGTGAATCTTTATCCAAAATTGGAAGCTAAAAGATCAATTGATGAATTGTATTCTGAAAAAGAGATAAAGCCTGTACGTTGGGCGGAAATGTTTGAATTATGA
- a CDS encoding septum formation initiator family protein gives MANKLIKDIQPKSEVVKLLQKYIVNRYFITICLFLVWMIFFDKTSFLVINELNGEISKYQEQLQYYKTEYEKNDTFYKKLMNNKSEKEKYARENYFMKKPDEEIFILVVDSTKISKK, from the coding sequence ATGGCAAATAAATTAATTAAAGACATCCAACCGAAATCCGAAGTCGTTAAACTGCTTCAGAAATACATTGTAAACAGATATTTTATTACCATCTGTTTGTTTTTAGTGTGGATGATTTTCTTTGATAAAACATCATTTCTGGTAATTAATGAGCTCAATGGTGAGATCAGTAAATACCAGGAACAATTGCAGTATTATAAAACGGAATATGAAAAAAATGATACGTTTTATAAAAAGCTCATGAATAATAAATCTGAAAAAGAAAAATACGCAAGAGAAAATTATTTTATGAAAAAACCTGATGAGGAAATCTTCATTCTTGTTGTGGATAGCACTAAAATATCGAAGAAATAA
- the udk gene encoding uridine kinase, with the protein MLVIGIAGGTGSGKTTVVDKILQQLDIEGMNILSQDNYYHDNHNLTLAEREALNYDHPKSIDFELMLKHVKALKNNEPIEQPIYSFVTHSRTGDHVTVEPKNVLVVEGILVLTNKELLKEFDLKVFVHADSDERLIRRIRRDTQERGRDLSEVLHRYQTTLKPMHQEFIEPSKNEADLIIPNMKQNSVAIDFLTTVIKNSLRKH; encoded by the coding sequence ATGCTTGTAATAGGAATTGCAGGAGGAACTGGATCCGGCAAAACTACAGTTGTGGATAAAATACTCCAACAGCTTGATATCGAAGGAATGAACATCTTGTCACAGGATAATTATTATCATGATAACCATAATCTTACATTGGCTGAAAGGGAAGCTTTGAATTATGATCACCCGAAGTCTATAGATTTTGAACTGATGTTAAAACACGTCAAAGCTTTAAAAAATAATGAGCCCATTGAACAGCCCATTTATAGTTTTGTTACGCATTCCAGAACCGGAGACCATGTGACTGTAGAACCTAAAAACGTATTGGTTGTGGAAGGTATTTTAGTTCTTACTAATAAAGAGCTGCTGAAAGAATTTGATTTGAAAGTTTTTGTTCATGCAGATTCTGATGAGAGGTTGATCAGAAGAATTAGAAGAGATACCCAGGAAAGAGGTAGAGATTTAAGTGAAGTTTTACATCGCTATCAAACTACTTTAAAGCCAATGCATCAGGAATTTATTGAACCTTCAAAAAATGAGGCTGATCTTATCATCCCTAATATGAAGCAAAATTCTGTAGCGATTGATTTTTTAACTACTGTGATAAAAAACTCGTTGAGAAAACACTAA
- a CDS encoding ATP-dependent Clp protease adaptor ClpS, with amino-acid sequence MIFYNSIKDYENPKRQYEEEVLVLEETDDVYKLIVHNDDVHTFDYVIDCLVEICKHTFEQAEQCTILIHYKGKCTVKTGSMDVLKPMHEKLISRELTSEIV; translated from the coding sequence ATGATTTTTTATAACAGTATAAAGGATTACGAAAATCCAAAACGCCAGTACGAGGAAGAAGTTCTCGTGTTGGAAGAAACGGATGATGTGTATAAGCTGATTGTACATAATGATGATGTACATACTTTTGATTATGTGATCGACTGCCTTGTGGAAATTTGTAAGCATACATTTGAGCAGGCTGAGCAATGTACGATCCTGATTCATTATAAGGGCAAATGCACTGTAAAAACAGGCTCTATGGATGTACTGAAGCCTATGCATGAGAAATTGATTTCAAGAGAGCTGACAAGCGAAATAGTATAA
- a CDS encoding hemolysin family protein yields the protein MDSDIVRLLLALFLVLLNGFFVAAEFSIVKVRYSQIQIKAAEGDSMAKQAEHIIKHLDEYLSATQLGITLASLALGWVGESALHHIVENIFISINFQLSAASVTSISLIISFVLITIMHIVFGELIPKSIAIRKSEATTMATAVPLRIFYTIFKPFIWLMNSMSNGVLRLMKIHPASEQEIHSTEELQLLVKQSADSGEIEEENYEIIKNAFDFTDHSAKQIMVPRQNITSIDFEEDINDIINKIMDSGYSRIPVYINSIDNVIGILYTKEIIREFVKRKGELNHEDLKTLMRDAFFVVGSKKISDLLKIFQQKKQHLAIVIDEFGGTEGIITLEDILEELVGEIQDEEDDEDKIVDKIGDNIYWVQATQPLEEINEFLPKKLAPSEESEYNTLAGFILHALEDIPVENQEFDIENYHFKILKMNNKSVELVELVYEGPNVINDLADKLGEV from the coding sequence ATGGACTCGGACATAGTCAGGCTTTTGCTAGCCTTGTTTCTTGTATTACTTAATGGCTTTTTCGTAGCCGCTGAATTTTCAATTGTTAAAGTTCGTTATTCGCAAATTCAAATTAAGGCCGCAGAGGGGGACTCAATGGCTAAACAGGCAGAGCACATCATAAAACATCTTGATGAATATCTTTCTGCAACACAATTAGGAATTACATTAGCTTCACTTGCCCTGGGTTGGGTAGGAGAAAGCGCATTACACCATATTGTAGAGAATATCTTTATATCTATCAATTTTCAATTAAGTGCTGCTTCAGTTACTTCTATATCGTTAATCATCAGTTTTGTTCTTATTACGATTATGCATATAGTGTTTGGAGAATTGATTCCCAAATCCATTGCAATCAGAAAATCAGAAGCTACCACGATGGCAACTGCTGTTCCTTTGAGGATCTTCTATACGATTTTCAAACCTTTTATCTGGTTGATGAATTCCATGTCGAACGGGGTTTTAAGATTAATGAAAATCCATCCCGCATCTGAGCAGGAAATCCATTCTACAGAAGAACTTCAGCTTTTGGTAAAACAAAGTGCTGATAGCGGAGAAATAGAAGAGGAAAACTATGAGATTATTAAGAATGCGTTTGATTTTACAGATCACTCTGCAAAGCAAATCATGGTTCCCCGACAGAATATTACATCAATAGATTTTGAGGAAGATATCAACGATATTATCAATAAAATTATGGATAGTGGTTATTCCAGAATTCCCGTGTATATCAACTCTATTGATAACGTGATCGGTATTCTCTATACAAAGGAGATTATCAGAGAATTTGTTAAAAGAAAAGGTGAGCTGAATCATGAAGATCTGAAAACCCTTATGCGTGATGCTTTCTTTGTAGTGGGGAGTAAAAAGATTTCCGATCTCCTTAAGATCTTCCAGCAGAAAAAGCAACACCTGGCAATTGTTATTGATGAATTCGGTGGTACCGAAGGTATTATAACACTTGAAGATATCCTCGAGGAGCTGGTGGGAGAAATTCAGGATGAGGAAGATGACGAAGATAAAATTGTTGATAAGATTGGAGACAATATCTATTGGGTTCAGGCTACACAACCTCTCGAAGAAATTAATGAATTCCTGCCTAAAAAATTGGCTCCTTCTGAAGAAAGCGAATATAATACATTAGCAGGATTTATTCTCCACGCATTAGAAGATATTCCTGTGGAAAATCAGGAGTTTGATATTGAAAACTACCATTTTAAAATTCTGAAAATGAATAACAAGAGCGTTGAGCTGGTAGAATTGGTGTATGAAGGTCCAAATGTTATCAATGATTTGGCAGATAAATTAGGGGAAGTTTAA